A region of the Oceanispirochaeta sp. genome:
CCTTTATACCAGTCAATAGTGCGGCCATTCCAGAAACCCTCCTGGAATCTGAAATGTTCGGTTCTGTACGGGGTGCGTTTACAGATTCCGTCAATAAACCAGGCTATTTTGAGAGTGCCCACGGCGGGACTCTATTTCTTGATGAAATTGGCGAAATGCCCCTTTCAGTCCAATCTAAATTACTCAGAGTTCTGGAAGATAAGCAGCTGACTCGCCTGGGAAGCACCAGCCGGAGGACAGTCGATGTCAGAATCATCAGTGCCACTTCAAAAGATCTGAAACAGATGATGGAAGAGGGCCTGTTTCGTAAAGATCTATACTATCGTTTGAATGTTCTAATTATAGATCTTCCACCTTTAAGGTATCGAAAAAAGGATATTCCCCTGCTCTGTCGCTTTCTGATGGATAAAGAAAAATCGACAAAAAGCATTCATCCTGATGCCATGATGAAACTTTTAGACTATTCCTGGCCTGGAAATGTGAGGGAACTTCGATCGATTCTTAGAAAAGCAGATATATTATCTGAATCTATGACAGAAATTAATAAAAAACATATTCAGTATTTCTAAGAGAAACGTCTCAAGGGAGAGGACGTATTTTGTGTACGAGAAGATAGGGAACGGGATCCCTATTGTCTATTTCATAACCGAGAAGAGTCGCCAGCACCAGCACTCGGTTATTGAGAAGTATCTGACCTTCAATAGGCTTTCGAGGTGTTTTATCTGGAACTACATCTGCCCATTCATCTCCTTGAAATATCAGATGACAGCTATATTTAAGAACTTCTTCCAGTCCTTTCCACTCACCCTGAATTAATTGTGCATCAAGAAGATACTCCTCGTCCTGCCCAGAAAGTCGTGTTAGAGCAGCTAATGAGCCATCAATAAGGAGCCAATCACCCTTTTCTGTGATGGAATCAAGGGCTTCTGAACTTAAAGCGTTAAGATCTTTAATTGTCATGGAAAAGAGTAAACTTTCCATATCAGAAT
Encoded here:
- a CDS encoding sigma 54-interacting transcriptional regulator, translating into MVVLSSLGDSNFQQLLSLLPPHIHVRNLKVLSREEIHKTQPDLLFLEASFFIDPVSSLNSAPGFPENIIIWGCEGDDIRQIIPLVEQGIHYCSYPIEKEHLSDFLLMKSTPVQSEKNEYPDMGIIGTSKAICDVRKVIKKYGPFQDAVTLSGETGTGKEITAMALHKYSGRSGPFIPVNSAAIPETLLESEMFGSVRGAFTDSVNKPGYFESAHGGTLFLDEIGEMPLSVQSKLLRVLEDKQLTRLGSTSRRTVDVRIISATSKDLKQMMEEGLFRKDLYYRLNVLIIDLPPLRYRKKDIPLLCRFLMDKEKSTKSIHPDAMMKLLDYSWPGNVRELRSILRKADILSESMTEINKKHIQYF